In Poecilia reticulata strain Guanapo unplaced genomic scaffold, Guppy_female_1.0+MT scaffold_155, whole genome shotgun sequence, the genomic stretch GGAAGACGACGCTGAACTTCAGCTCTCAGAGGACGAGCTGCTCACAGGTGAGTCCGACTCAGATTCATGTTTATCTGCTGAGGAAACGGGTCTAAAAACGTTACATGTCACAacgtcagattttatttctgataacATTCAGTTGGTGATTCTGACAAACTCGGATCAAAATAAAGAATCTTTTATAGAAATACTAAacagtgttttatgtttcttatgttttttgtcaCTCTTCCATTTTTCAGGCCATCAAACAAAATTTGatatcagacaaagaaaaagtgaaaaaagacaaaatcctaccaagtttctttttctctagtttctagtgcagatatccTGGTTCacctgaaaaaagacaaaacaaacattcagataaaggagtttattttaattccttcatttgaattatttcacttaaaacctGGGAAAATGTCACGttatcaataaattatttgcCAGTTTAACTCAAActtttgatcaatattaagaattaaaaacaagctccttcCTATCTCGCTGAAACGTTGgtcataaattagttttgtctcatttcaaagtTGgtcataaattagttttgtctcatttcaagtgaactcgaccaaaaatatgtgtttttacagtgaagaaGCTTCCAAACCAAGCGAGAAAAtaatggaccagtcaaagtctgtAACATCACTGAGGAGGAATTTTGAATCATTTATTTGGTCTTTAAGCCWYGACATCCCCATCATAGCCctttactttgactaggacactCCATAATCTTCATTCATAGttggatttgtgtttttaatgattgtTCTGCTGCGAAACTCAAGTTtactttaagataaaaacaaagtaaaattagaaaatgaaagaaagcagAATTTMTGTTTGcagcacggtggtggaggaaTGATGATCTGGGTTTGTTCTGACTTTGAAACATGCAGCTATCATTTCATCTGCAGCAGTTTCATGTTCTTTCTGACTGACCTTCAGTTGCCGTGTTTCCGACGCCAACGGCTCTGATATCATGTTANcgcttcatgacaacattcataaagacgccttcatgttcatgtcagtcttattatAAAATGGTGACATATTGAAATGTAATTAGTTTCACCTGTGATGGATCCTTCTGTGTTCTGGTACCTGATGGGTTAATTATCCTGCTTTGCCACTTTGTGCTTCATAAAGACATTAAATAACTAAAGTTACTTCAGGAGCAATTATAATAAACCAGAAGTGTAATCGTAGCACACTGTAATCACTAggatataaaatatgtaatgccAATATACTTGAAATACATTCCAAATGTATTTCAATCacaaaaatagttcaaataaataaactaatcaaGCATATTAAAAAGCAGTTTACTTGAAGTATACCAAGTTTAACTCAAGTTGTTCAAAAAGTTTGTTGAagtacttagtatactttaaattgtgatttcatacaatttaaatactattaaaatacACCAAGCACataagcaaaaatgtcaaaatgtcacaatttaacTGATCAGTCCGACTTGAACTATGTTCAAATTCAGCATTAATTTTTCACCAGGTTGTGATTCAAGCTGCTGCCATCAACTAGTTGATTGTTTTTGACAATATTCTGCAGATATTTTCCACTGTtgctgtttgttctgtttgtgaACATCTGGAGGAAATCAACCTGCCTGGTTTCCGCAGCAACTGCTTGTCATCTGAAACCAAAGTGGGGCCCCCTAGTGGGCAACATGTGAAATGTCAGGAACGACCACATGGAAATGAGGGATTTAATAGACCATGARAATAATCAGACTGACAATTAAAGACTATTTAKAGAAACGAGAACATAATGTGCTGAATCagaaaccaaacatgttttaactgaTGAGAAACTGCATGATACACATTTCAGTTCTGAAACTTGAGccaacaggaaaaacaaaaacatgcacagcgccccctacaggcttattttaataaaatggaaaattacattttcagatcaTGTCTGATCTGAAAACTTAatggttaaaatattaaatgtacataaatctgGTTTCCTTCAACAActtaaaaacagccaaaaaccTCAACAATCAAAGTGATTTTTTCAGCTTTGCTTTAGAAACCAGCAGCTTTAAGAGCCTGGAGGCCATTTGGTCATGATAGCTACACGTTTAAACGATGATGCTTCCATTCTTCAGAGATCGACCCGTCCTAAAATCCCAGACTGGCGCCTGGTTGGCCGTGCGGACGGCGCCGCGGGTCACTGCGGCGGGTTGGCCGTGGCCGCCCTCAGGACGCCTCGCAGCACCTTGTAGTGGCTCAGCGGCTGGTTCTCTTTGGGGGGGAAGCAGGGCCCGCGCTCGGTGGCGTAGGAATACGGAAAGCGCAGAACCCAGAAGCCGTCGTTCGGCAGCGTCACCTCCGTCTGCTCGGGGTGGAAGATCGGGCAGGGAGGAGGACCGGGCTGCACCTGCAAgcagaaaaactcaaacatcACAATTCAATTCCCTTCAGGTTGAACCAGCAGAGCCAGCAGATCAAGAGCCAGAGGTTCGTTTTAGGACAGGGCCAGAGagtaaacattatttaaatgaagtttgtACCATCAGCAGCTAAAGACACAACTCTCTCAATAATGGCTTCATCATGAATGTCCGTGGCCCTCCTGGCTTGCCGTAGTTTACCTGGGGGTTCAGGGTAATCTCCAGCGGCGCGTCGGGCACCACGACGAAAAGCCGAGCCAGCTGAGCGAAGTGCGGCTTCAGGCCGCGGCCCTGGGCGGGCGACGGGACGTAGAGCGGCATGTCGGCGYTCAGCACCCTGCTGGCTGGATCTTTGGCGCCGCCCGGCCCCAGCGCCTTAACGATTTTGTCRGGTCCGCTGCTGATGAAGCGCCGGCCCCGGCCGTCTTCATACTCGAACCCCACGAAGGCCCGMGCCGCATCATCCCTCCGGCGGCTGCGGCCCGGCCCGGCGCCGCCGCGCTTCCCCACCAGGTTCTTGTTGGGCGCCGGCCAGGACGCCGTCCCTCCGTCTAGAGGCTCCGCGGGGCCAGCGTCCTCCTCCGAGCGSGAGCGGATCACCAAGTCCCACGGCAGCAGGAAGGAGGAGCCCGGCAGGAAGCCCGGCTGCTCCAGACCAGTGTGGCAGTTGTAGGACTTTGCTGGTCCCAGTTTGAGCAGAGACCAGCTGGAGAACTTTGGGAGGAGACCTTTGGGACAGGCGGAGTGCGTCATTCCTGGAGACCAAGACACAAACAGTTACAGGCCTGAACACCAGATTCCACCTGTTCTGCTTTGGTCATTGGATCTGGCCAAATacataactttaaaacattttaataagatatattcatatataaacCAAtcattttatatacataaaacaTTCACCCTTTCAACTTTTCAACCTTTTGCCGCTTTTCAGGCTTCAACCCTAAAGAtctaaaatctttattattttgtgaagaatcaacAACAAATGGGACGAAGTTTCTCGGCAGCAGCGGTTCTGACTGCATGGGACGAACAGAAACTCGCAGAGGGACACAAAGCGAAGGCCGACAGGCGGATGACGTCATCATTTACGTCAACAACTCGCCGGTGTTCCCCTAAGCGACTCGGCCGCCCTACCTGGCAGGTACTCCACGGTGGACGGCTGGCGGTCCACGAGGCTCGGCCTCTTGGGTTGGACCGGGCCGTCGGCCGCATCTGCGTCCGCGTACGCCCCCAGGCTGTCGGTGGACTGGCCCAGGCTGAGCGCCAGGCTGAGGCTGGCGTCGCCCGGCGTGTGGCTGTGAGCCGCGCTCGGCTCCTTCGGCCGCTCCCCGTCAGCCGACGTCTCTGACGGCGGCCGCTGGGCCCGGTCCGAGGCCGGCGCCGGGTCCGGAGTGCTGGGCTGGAAGACGGGGAAGTCGATCCGCTCCAGCTTCCCGCAGCATTTCTCCTCCAGGTTCTGAGcagaagaaacaaactgaaccTGTTTTCCTCCAGGTGGAAACAAAACGGGCCAACTGARSGGTTAGACGGGCCGATACCGGTCCAATAGTTTCAGAACAATAAGGAAAACACCTCATTGTTAAAATACCACAGAGGGGATGGAACAAAGGAAGGARAGATGAATTTGTAAAACAACTGTTGTTATTTATCAGAGAAGSRAAATGTTTCCATAAACATGAATTGTTCAAAAAGacgattattttatttctatgattTCAGTTCAAAGTCAAGTTCAAAGAAATGTTCTCTAAACAGGAAACGGACTCCACTTCCTGTCCGGTCTGTCAGAMGTTGCTCTGCAGCGTAGATATCTGGACATAGATTGAASTGGTCTGCAGCGTAGATCCTGACCTGGTAGAAGTCGTGGTTGGCAGCCTGGATGTCAAAGGGATCGTCTCGAGGCGCCTGCTTCCTGCCGCAGTTACAGGCACTGGTggagcgccccctgctgttgTGGTTCATGATGGGCGGGTTGTGGTCCAGGTCCGGCTTCTCACCTGCAGAAATTACATNAATTAAGACTTTCAGACATTAGAAGAGAGTCTGGATCTGTGGAAGCAAAAACATTATGAACACTTTGTCCATTACATGTTATGAGAAcatccatgttttctgttgctcttCAATCTGCAGTTCCTGCTGAAGCAAAGCATCATGGTCAACAGGAAGTCCGAGGTCCAGCGAAGGATCGTGTCCAAAGACGGTCACAACAATGTTCAGATCGACAACGTGGAAGGAATGGTCAAGCTCTACCTGCACGACATCTGGACGACGGTGGTGGACATGAAGTGGCGCTACAAGCTCACTCTGTTTGCCTCCACCTTCGTCATGACCTGGTTCATCTTTGgagtcttctttttcttcatcgGCATGGGGAACGGAGATTTTGACACTTGGCGCAATTCTACCCACACAGCCTGCGTGACGAATGTGGGYACTCTCACCGGAGCCTTCCTGTTCTCTCTGGAGTCGCAGACCACCATAGGTTACGGTTTCCGGCACATCTCTGAAGAGTGTCCTCTGGCGATCTTCACGCTGGTGGCTCAGCTCGTCATCACCGGCCTGGCTGAGATCTTTGTCACCGGGGCCTTTCTGGCCAAACTGGCCCGACCCAAGAAGCGAGCAGAAACGATAAAGTTCAGCCAGGTGGCGGTGATCTGCAGGCACCAAGGCAAGCTGTGTCTGATGGTGAGAGTGGCCAACATGAGGAAGAGTCTGCTGATTCAGTGCCAGCTCACCGGAAAGCTGTTTCAGTCCAACGTGACAGAAGAAGGAGAGAAGACGCAGATCCACCAGAGCTCCGTAGATTTCTACATGGACACCAGTGGAGACTGTCCGTTCCTGATCCTCCCGCTCACCTTCTACCACATCATCGATGAGAAGAGCCCRTTGGCAGGACTGACCCCAGAAACCCTGAGCAACCGAGACTTTGAGCTGCTCATAACGCTCAACGGCACCATGGAGTCGACCGCGGCCACGTGCCAGAGCCGCAGCTCGTACATCCCTCAGGAGATCCTGTGGGGCTACGAGTTCACGCCGGTGCTGTTCAGCTCCTCCAACTGCCGCTACGTTGTTGATTTcaacttttttgacaaaatacaagTGAGCAACGACTCCGCCTGCTCTGGCAGCAGCACAGGAAAGATGTGACTGAAGCCAGACTGAGAGGACATGGTTTTACAGTGCTGTGATCTCCCATCGACCTCATTGTTTATTGATTGTTAACGTGTTNCTGAGGCAGCAGGTGGAACTTGTGCACACAGTGTTGGTCCGTCAGGCTGCGCTCCTCACACAGCTGGTGCCCGTTGCTCCAGAACTTGTAGCAGTCTTCGTGAAGCTGCACTGCATAGCGTTGGAAGGCCACGCCTCGCGCGTGCTGGCTGTACACCCGCAGCGCCTGCGCCAGCTGGTTCTTGTGGACCGTGGTGGTGTAGTTGTGGGGGAGGTTGGACTGGTAGGCGCTGTGGGCCAGAGGCAGAGCTTTCTGACACCGGTTTTCTGAGAACTTTGTGTCGGCGTCGAGAAAGCCATCCAAGACCTTCACCTGGCTTTGGACCTTGGTGGCCAGCTCGGCCAGCTCCTCGTCAGTGTTGGAGATCAGGACCTGGTAGAGTCGGGAAGCCAACTGGACCCACTTGGTGAAGGTCGGCAGCTCAAAGTGGGAAGGTTGGGGGTTGCGGCCGACGCTGTCGTCGAAGCCCTTCTTGGTCAGAACCAGCTCGACGTGCTGCCAGAGGAATTCCTTCAGGCTGCAGTCCACCAGCTGGCCACCCATCGGGCCGCCGGACTCCCTGCTGCCGCTGGGCTGCCGAGCCGACCTACGCATCTGCTGGTACCTCCTCGGCCCGGTGAGGACCGGGGCGGAGTCCTGATCCGACAAGATGCAGTTGGACCGCAGCTGGCCGAGCAAAGCGCCCACCGGGTCSTGATCTGCTGCCGGGATCACGTAGACGAAGGCCTGGTTGGCGGGTACCGTGAACAGACAGTTGCTGCTTTGGTTGGTGAGGACTCGGCTTTTACGGAAGATCCGGTAGATCTGGTCCTCCAGAGCGTGCTGCAGACGCCTCCTCGGGGAATGCTTCTTGGGCTTTTCGGGGTTTCCTCCAGAGTCCGAGCCGTTCCCAGGGACCTTTGGAACAGCAAAGAGAACGAGTGACTCTGTGAGCGGCAGACGGGCCATCGGGACGTTTCCTGCTGGCCAGGCCACTGCGGGGTCAGCCTGCACTCGAAGCTGCAGAATTTAACttctgtagaaatatttttttttacatgttttgttgaaaCTGTTGCTATATTAGTTTGCTGTGAggtaatgaatgaaaaaaaataaatgaagctcCTCTGTCTTCCCCCAGTGCTAACCAGAACAACCAATCAGCCGTTCATCCCAGTTTTCCCTTCCCCATYGCTCCCcgctatgctgcagctagcatagccaccaatgatGCTGAGTGatggataaacggttttcctgtaatggttagttccttctccaccattagcacatttagcagcacatacATGAAGTtaactgacagcgctaagccccacCTCCTggcactgattggttgtttttggttgatCTCTTCAGACGGTGATAGCAGCTAAAGGAGGAGGTCGATCTgctcagattatctgtctcataaaccATCGCAACACggtgacagtttgaacaaatgtggaaaagacatttttataaaagttacaaattgcAGCTTTAACAAAATCAAtccatgcagagcagggagacTCCAGGTGGCGCAGGTCGTTACGCTGAAGAGCCTGCAGGGATTCGCCTGCTCTGTGTGGGAACGTCGATCAGCCATCCGCCTGCATATCGATGAGAACGTGCTGAAGTTTCCTCAACAGGGAGGccatcataaatattcatattaaCTCGTGTCTGATCCATGAATGTGCAGAAAAGATGTTTTCTGGCACTGAAGGAAGAACGAAGGGAGGGAGAGATGTTACCAAGTAATGGGCGGaataaaaatatccatccatccattttcttacacccttgtccctcagtgggtcgggagggttgctggtgcctctccagctggcgtgccgggcgagaggcgggtcacctggacgggtcacctggacaggtcacctggacaggtcacctggacaggtcaccagtctgtcgcagggcaacacagagacacacaaccatgcacacacacacacacctaggggtaATTTGGAGAGgaaattaacctgacagtcatgtttttggactgtgggaggaaaccggagaacctggagaaaacccaccatgcacagttTATACCTTTAGCTCAGAGTTTCTCCCCCCTGGTCCTCAgtcctcctgctctgcatgttctaGATGAGCCTCTGYTCCAGAACAGCTGATYCAAATGAYTKCATGAMCATCARGTGCTGCAGAMRCCWGTTMatcacccagagatacaatccAGGTGTttcagaagggaaacacctgcAGGACAGGGAGCCTGAGGACCAGGGAGGAGAAACTGATCTGGAGAAACTCAAGACCCTTGAAGAAAATGAAGGATTTGGTCCCTTCAGGGTTTGGAAGGCCAATGACTGAAGCTTCAACATGAAATGAGAAGTGAagcagcagaagctgcagctcagacctTCAGAGTCKCAGTCATCTGGAAGACGAACAGCAGCCGCGGAGGACACGGCCTGCAGTTCAGCTTCCACTCTTTGGACACCGCGCAGTCCTTGATGGCGGCCCGGATCAGCGGCAGGACCTTCTGCCGCAGGGCGTCCAGGGCCCGGAACAGCCGGTCGTAGGTCACATCGAAGGTCTGGCTGGGGTGGACCAGCAGCAGGACGTGGCACACGGAGAACATGTAGAGCAGGTGCAGGCAGTGCTGGCGGTCCAGGCCCTTCCACAGGTCGTGGGCGTCGGCGTGGCTGATCCCGGCGCTCAGGGACCGGCAGGCCCGCAGCAGCTCCCGGCTGTCGCAGACGGAGGACAGCAGCAGGTACAGGACCCGGTTCTCCTGGTCGTAGAGAGCCTGGACGTGGCTGTCCGATGAGTCGCCCTCCTCCGACCCGAACAGAGAAAAGATGTGTTTGTCCGCCAGCGTGTTGATGAGCGCCTCCTTCAGAGGCCCGGTCTGGGTGCTGCTCTTTCCGAACACACCGACCACACACAGCCCGTCCTCCCGGCGAGAAGCGTCCTCCTGCGGCTCCGCCCGAAGCAGAGCCCCGAGGTCCACCGGAGGAGCCATTTTCGCCTCCTTCATGACGGAGAACCGcggaaggaaaacagaaacggACCGTTTCCCAGCACACTTCCGGTCCCATTCACTATAAGGACCGGGTAGGAACCACGGCGTTGTTTAAATTAACAASCCcgttttgtaaaaatgtcactcAAGATGTRATTAAacctataaataaaacaaatttaacaacaCGTGGAAGAAAAAACCCACTAAgaccctttttttgtttcactttccaTATTGAATTTTACAGCTTCACATACAGCAATCATTATTGCYATGAAGACACAGAGCATAGAAAGTTCAAGCAGATTTCTCCCAAAACCCCGAACACAAACCTGTCTGGGtcaaaaaacaagacaaacattcAGCAGAGATCAATCTCTGCAACAACATTTAGCaacacgacacacacacacacacacacacNNNNNNNNNNNNNNNNNNNNNNNNNNNNNNNNNNNNNNNNNNNNNNNNNNNNNNNNNNNNNNNNNNNNNNNNNNNNNNNNNNNNNNNNNNNNNNNNNNNNNNNNNNNNNNNNNNNNNNNNNNNNNNNNNNNNNNNNNNNNNNNNNNNNNNNNNNNNNNNNNNNNNNNNNNNNNNNNNNNNNNNNNNNNNNNNNNNNNNNNNNNNNNNNNNNNNNNNNNNNNNNNNNNNNNNNNNNNNNNNNNNNNNNNNNNNNNNNNNNNNNNNNNNNNNNNNNNNNNNNNNNNNNNNNNNNNNNNNNNNNNNNNNNNNNNNNNNNNNNNNNNNNNNNNNNNNNNNNNNNNNNNNNNNNNNNNNNNNNNNNNNNNNNNNNNNNNNNNNNNNNNNNNNNNNNNNNNNNNNNNNNNNNNNNNNNNNNNNNNNNNNNNNNNNNNNNNNNNNNNNNNNNNNNNNNNNNNNNNNNNNNNNNNNNNNNNNNNNNNNNNNNNNNNNNNNNNNNNNNNNNNNNNNNNNNNNNNNNNNNNNNNNNNNNNNNNNNNNNNNNNNNNNNNNNNNNNNNNNNNNNNNNNNNNNNNNNNNNNNNNNNNNNNNNNNNNNNNNNNNNNNNNNNNNNNNNNNNNNNNNNNNNNNNNNNNNNNNNNNNNNNNNNNNNNNNNNNNNNNNNNNNNNNNNNNNNNNNNNNNNNNNNNNNNNNNNNNNNNNNNNNNNNNNNNNNNNNNNNNNNNNNNNNNNNNNNNNNNNNNNNNNNNNNNNNNNNNNNNNNNNNNNNNNNNNNNNNNNNNNNNNNNNNNNNNNNNNNNNNNatttttgctaattttgcgTTGGTGTAATGCACTTTATAGAATATTTTGCACTGTATTAAAACACGCCGGGCACAGATTGAACACTTATGAATTAGATTCCTGGCAGCCTCCCACTGCTCCTCCTCCCACGCTGTTTTAACAAGAGCTCCAAATCTTGAGGTGTTATTACTAATAGAattatataaaatgaaatacattttKTGCGTTGAGGATCTAATTGTAGGACAGTATCCAAAAGTGTTTCAGGTGGACGATTAGGAAAGTGCGGACATAATCCCTGGCCTGAAAGAACCGAAAGAGATGAGAATTGGGCAGTTGGAATTTAGATGAAAGTTCAGCAAAGGATGAAAAGGTATTGTTGCTATAAAGATCCTTTACAGCTCTGATCCCTCTGTCATGCCACCAGTTAAAAACCAAATCAGTGGATGAAGGCATAAAGTTGCAATTTTTGACTAAGGGAGTTTGTATCGAGGGTCCCTGCAGGCCAAACTGTTTCCTGAATTGGCTCCAGATTCTTAATGAAGTCCTGACTATAGGATTGTTCTCTACCAGAGAGACGGGAWGGGGGAGCTGAGAACAAAGCAGAGAGGACAATGAATGACGGCTAGATGCCCTTTSAATCTGCACCCAGGCAGGTGAAGCCTCAGCATCACACGCCCAATATAAGTKTCTGTACATTAGCTGCCCAGTAGTACTGCCKGAAGTTGGGAAGAGCAAGTCCACCCTCACGAGTTGAAGACTGCAACACTGATTTACRAAGTCTGGCAGGTTGTTTAAGCCACATAAATTGGGATATCTTCCTGTCTAATTTCTCCAAAAAGGTCTTTGTAATGAGTATAGGGACATGTTGGAAGAGGTATAAACATTTTGGGAAAATTGCCATTTTAACCAGGTTCACCCTTCCCAGCAGAGATAGTGGTAATAGGGASSACCGGTCAAACTCTTTCTCCATGCTGTCTAATAACGGTGAGAAGTTCTTATTCATCATGTTAGACATAGAAGCACAGATGAATATCCCCAAATAACGAAACCCAGCTTCTGCCCATTTAAAGGGTGAGACTGGATGTGGAAGGTTCCTTGCCAGAGAGTTCAAGGGAAATAATTGGCTTTTCTGGTAGTTGAGCTTGTAACCTGAAAGCTYRCTATATTGTTCTAGAATGTTAAAGAGCACTGGAAGAGAAGTATAAGGATCAGAAATGTATAAGAGCAAATCATCTGCATAAAGGGACACTTTATGGGTTACCCCAGATCCCAGAATTCCCTATTCCCAAAAATAGTAGACTCAAAGAGCTCTAGTTTTGTTTCAAGTTTAGTAAACGCCGCATTAAACTCCACTGATAGGGATTTTCTGTGGTCAGCTAGCGTAGCCGTCAGCACAGCCATGATGTTCCCCTCgtcttttttctgctcttcttttcTTGTTCTGCTGGTCATCGTCTGGTCTACTGGACGCCGTTCCAGTGCagaaatattgttaaaaatagCTTAACAAGCACAAAGTGAAAATTAGTAAAGTAGTAATGGTGGGAGCTTCTGAAAAGCGTCTACTCCATCTTGCAGTccaccccttttttttttattatcaaagaACAGGATTCATTGAATTTTTACACCTCTTCGACATTGAAATAAAGGGGATTTTTTCTAAACAGTTCAAGAAAGTCAGAGTTTATCCtcataaagaaacaaatgaaataaaagaaattaattatgGTGTAAAATGCTTACAGAATAAATAGTAAAGCGTTGGCTAATATATCCCAACTCCTGATGTCCAGTGGAATGCAGATTCAAACCCACAATCTaatgatagaaaatattttcaaaattacttcAAATACCCAAGAGTCagctttgtcaccgattctgttcattaccttcatggacagaatctctgaccagccgaggtgttgatccgttttggtggccttaggatcacatctctgctttttgcggatgatgtggtNNNNNNNNNNNNNNNNNNNNNNNNNNNNNNNNNNNNNNNNNN encodes the following:
- the smg8 gene encoding protein SMG8, encoding MKEAKMAPPVDLGALLRAEPQEDASRREDGLCVVGVFGKSSTQTGPLKEALINTLADKHIFSLFGSEEGDSSDSHVQALYDQENRVLYLLLSSVCDSRELLRACRSLSAGISHADAHDLWKGLDRQHCLHLLYMFSVCHVLLLVHPSQTFDVTYDRLFRALDALRQKVLPLIRAAIKDCAVSKEWKLNCRPCPPRLLFVFQMTXTLKVPGNGSDSGGNPEKPKKHSPRRRLQHALEDQIYRIFRKSRVLTNQSSNCLFTVPANQAFVYVIPAADXDPVGALLGQLRSNCILSDQDSAPVLTGPRRYQQMRRSARQPSGSRESGGPMGGQLVDCSLKEFLWQHVELVLTKKGFDDSVGRNPQPSHFELPTFTKWVQLASRLYQVLISNTDEELAELATKVQSQVKVLDGFLDADTKFSENRCQKALPLAHSAYQSNLPHNYTTTVHKNQLAQALRVYSQHARGVAFQRYAVQLHEDCYKFWSNGHQLCEERSLTDQHCVHKFHLLPQAGEKPDLDHNPPIMNHNSRGRSTSACNCGRKQAPRDDPFDIQAANHDFYQNLEEKCCGKLERIDFPVFQPSTPDPAPASDRAQRPPSETSADGERPKEPSAAHSHTPGDASLSLALSLGQSTDSLGAYADADAADGPVQPKRPSLVDRQPSTVEYLPGMTHSACPKGLLPKFSSWSLLKLGPAKSYNCHTGLEQPGFLPGSSFLLPWDLVIRSRSEEDAGPAEPLDGGTASWPAPNKNLVGKRGGAGPGRSRRRDDAARAFVGFEYEDGRGRRFISSGPDKIVKALGPGGAKDPASRVLXADMPLYVPSPAQGRGLKPHFAQLARLFVVVPDAPLEITLNPQVQPGPPPCPIFHPEQTEVTLPNDGFWVLRFPYSYATERGPCFPPKENQPLSHYKVLRGVLRAATANPPQ
- the kcnj15 gene encoding ATP-sensitive inward rectifier potassium channel 15; protein product: MVNRKSEVQRRIVSKDGHNNVQIDNVEGMVKLYLHDIWTTVVDMKWRYKLTLFASTFVMTWFIFGVFFFFIGMGNGDFDTWRNSTHTACVTNVGTLTGAFLFSLESQTTIGYGFRHISEECPLAIFTLVAQLVITGLAEIFVTGAFLAKLARPKKRAETIKFSQVAVICRHQGKLCLMVRVANMRKSLLIQCQLTGKLFQSNVTEEGEKTQIHQSSVDFYMDTSGDCPFLILPLTFYHIIDEKSPLAGLTPETLSNRDFELLITLNGTMESTAATCQSRSSYIPQEILWGYEFTPVLFSSSNCRYVVDFNFFDKIQVSNDSACSGSSTGKM